A genomic stretch from Salarias fasciatus chromosome 18, fSalaFa1.1, whole genome shotgun sequence includes:
- the LOC115406013 gene encoding carboxypeptidase N subunit 2: protein MEKGLRLSLVLGLLLCQGGRSELQTVCPYRCQCFTASQVLCADERMSALPGNMSRQVKDFIVMTSSVAYLFSHSLEESPQLTRLVFLNNALRSVHAQAFEHLTELRELEISGNPWLESLFLGTFSNQGNLTVLLLNFNRLKTVLPGLFDSLKQLEVLQMKSNIISSLPPLLFLNLNNLRVLDLSQNKLEEVKRETLCGLAKLEILKVNNNLISSLQSDTFSNVSQLTELHLEGNRLTQLADDTFSELKNLQVLNLRGNLLRSFSDKVFGSEPSDLKELNLKGNRLIELSSLSSLTSLTDLILSSNRLLNLTEDTFRNVTALENLDLSENQLTSLPTNLFRDLFRIKALHLHSNNLSTVDAKLFEDQMLIQQLYLSNNQLETLPAGLFDLFATQHTMRLHGNPWRCDCHMWYLHDWVQRSGQDIEMLDRVLCESPLFLRRRTVVSVDRDQLVCHLSKAGVPDLNACSLQASNDTVTVRCKAHRCSPVTVKVQFVEEDGTTTEHILKNDPKYSQCSNKEVLESP, encoded by the coding sequence ATGGAGAAGGGTCTGAGGCTGAGCCTGGTGCTGGGGCTGCTCCTCTGTCAGGGCGGTCGCTCGGAGCTGCAGACCGTCTGTCCGTACAGGTGTCAGTGTTTCACCGCCAGCCAGGTGCTGTGCGCCGACGAGCGGATGAGCGCTTTACCCGGGAACATGTCCAGACAGGTCAAGGACTTCATCGTCATGACGTCTTCTGTGGCGTACCTGTTTTCCCACAGCCTGGAAGAGAGTCCGCAGCTCACCAGGCTCGTCTTTCTGAACAACGCCCTGCGGAGTGTCCACGCTCAGGCGTTCGAGCACCTGACCGAGCTGCGGGAGCTGGAGATCAGCGGAAACCCCTGGCTGGAGAGCTTATTTCTGGGAACTTTCTCAAACCAGGGGAACTTAACTGTGCTGCTGCTTAATTTTAACAGACTCAAAACTGTCCTCCCAGGTTTGTTTGACtccctgaagcagctggaggttcTGCAAATGAAGAGCAACATCATATCAAGTCTGCCCCCGCTTCTCTTCCTCAACCTTAATAACCTGCGCGTCCTCGATTTGTCCCAGAacaagctggaggaggtgaagagggagACGCTTTGTGGTCTGGCGAAGCTGGAGATATTGAAAGTAAACAACAATCTCATCAGTAGCCTTCAGTCTGACACCTTCTCCAACGTTTCCCAGCTAACGGAGCTCCATCTGGAGGGGAACCGGCTGACTCAGCTCGCTGACGACACCTTCTCCGAGTTAAAAAACCTGCAGGTGCTGAACCTCCGTGGAAACCTTCTCAGAAGCTTCAGTGATAAGGTGTTTGGCTCCGAGCCCTCGGACCTGAAGGAGCTGAACCTGAAAGGGAACCGGCTGATTGAGCTGTCCTCTCTAAGCAGTCTGACCTCCCTGACTGACCTTATCTTGTCCTCTAACCGGCTGCTCAACCTCACCGAAGACACTTTCAGGAACGTCACAGCACTGGAAAACCTGGATCTGTCTGAAAACCAGCTCACCTCGCTGCCCACAAACCTGTTCAGAGACTTGTTTCGCATCAAGGCGCTCCATCTGCACAGCAACAACCTGAGCACAGTGGATGCCAAACTGTTCGAGGACCAGATGCTCATTCAGCAGCTCTACTTGTCCAACAATCAGCTGGAAACTCTCCCGGCGGGACTTTTCGACCTTTTCGCCACGCAGCACACCATGCGGCTGCACGGAAACCCCTGGAGATGCGACTGCCACATGTGGTACCTGCACGACTGGGTCCAGAGGAGCGGTCAGGACATAGAGATGCTGGACAGGGTGCTGTGCGAGAGCCCGCTGTTTCTGAGGAGGCGGACGGTGGTCTCCGTCGACAGGGACCAGCTGGTGTGTCACCTGTCCAAAGCCGGAGTTCCTGATCTGAacgcctgcagcctgcaggcgtcCAACGACACGGTGACCGTCAGGTGTAAGGCACACAGGTGTTCTCCGGTGACGGTGAAGGTGCAGTTCGTGGAGGAGGACGGCACCACCACGGAGCACATTCTGAAAAATGACCCCAAGTATTCTCAGTGCAGCAATAAAGAGGTCTTAGAAAGTCCCTGA
- the cldn1 gene encoding claudin-1 gives MANSGLQLLGFTLAFFGFIGTIASTAMVEWKASSYAGDNIITAQAMYEGLWKTCVSQSTGQIQCKVYDSLLQLPGIVQGARGLMCSSVLLCFISILVAVVGMRCTTCLAEEPEQKDKVALAGGVIFIIAGLLALVGTSWYGHRIARDFYDPFTPTNSRYEFGTALYVGWGAACLIVIGGCFLCCSSHTKGGGKHPRYPASSSSGQPGRDYV, from the exons ATGGCAAATTCTGGATTGCAGCTTCTCGGCTTCACACTGGCCTTCTTTGGCTTCATTGGGACGATAGCGTCCACGGCCATGGTGGAGTGGAAGGCTTCGTCCTACGCAGGAGACAACATCATCACGGCCCAGGCCATGTACGAGGGGCTGTGGAAGACCTGCGTGTCGCAGAGCACCGGCCAGATTCAGTGCAAAGTGTACGACTCACTCCTCCAGCTGCCAG gGATCGTGCAGGGCGCACGAGGCCTGATGTGctcctccgtcctgctgtgcttcatttccattttggtggcggtggtggggaTGAGGTGCACCACCTGCCTGGCCGAGGAGCCCGAGCAGAAGGACAAAGTGGCTCTGGCTGGAGGAGTCATCTTCATCATCGCTG GCCTGCTCGCTCTGGTGGGAACATCCTGGTACGGCCACAGGATAGCTCGGGACTTCTACGACCCGTTTACCCCGACCAACTCCAG GTATGAGTTTGGGACGGCGCTGTACGTGGGATGGGGGGCGGCCTGCCTCATCGTCATAGGAGGCTGCTTCCTGTGCTGCAGCTCTCACACTAAAGGTGGAGGGAAGCATCCGCGTTACcccgcctccagctcctccgggcAGCCGGGCAGGGACTACGTGTAG